taattattaacaaatttaaagttttatgataataataaaacaataaaagtACGAAACATAAATTTTGATCGGTAAAAAAAGTGATCGAACTAATATAAAGGGGAATCacatagaaaatataattgaattataaaattaattatttgatttcGTCATGaaattaaacatatttaatatatttttatacaaaaagaacgataaattatatactaaACAATCATTTTAAAACAGTCAAAATGTTGTGATTGTAATTTAAATAGGCATTCTGTATaaagataaattaattttattaatatatggaTCGGAATATTAAAGTGTTGAAACACCTTTACTTGGaggatatttttattcattattaggtgtaattttttttgataactctgtgatttttttaaattcatcAGTTCTATGTTTTAAATTTCGGGAAACCTCGTTAGGATTGCCATTATCATAGATctacgaaaaaaaatagataaatatataaaatatgtcaatattttgtatgtgaatatcatataatatatgagtTATATAGAAAgtaaattttgataaatggtaaaataagaaaaaatgattatggtattattttttgagaTTGCTTACAGCGTTGATATAGGTAATACGAACTTGATCATATTTTTCGTcgtttttaattataaatccGGCTATATTATCACCATATTTGTTTAATGCTTCTACAGGATGAATATCAGTTTCGAttaatttttgatttttgtAAACGTCTTCCAATTCAGTTTCTTTATTGATTTCACCATCAAAATCTAGAACTCTTGAAGGACATATAATTACAGTCATATCGTCATTCTAgaaaattaatgaataaaaaatatatgtattgtgtaaattaatgaataataatatgaataatagaatttttagaaaaataatgggaaaaaaatgtgGTTACATAATTTCTTGAGGctaaagaatatatttttttgtttgatGTATTATCAGGATCTGTGTTAAGTTTTTCAATTAAGACTTTGTCTTTGCAGTATAAACGAGCAACTTTTcctaaaaaatgataattttggagatataaatgaaatattatgaatataagaaaatattaatgaaaataatggatAAAGAATAGTAAAATTTAAAGATACGTAAAATAGTGATAAggacatattatatttcttgattattttttatgtaccgttaataattttttcatcagGATTTTTGTCGTATTTGTAATCCCAGTATTGCCTTACTGCATTTTTGTactaatgaaaaaaaagtatatggataaatataataatgattatttaattttaagttatttttatatgttaaaaTTGGGTGTTATTTTATACCTTAGAGGAATATGGAATGGTAATATCAAGTCTTccaatattcatatttccaattttcttaatatataatattctaTCACTTTCTATACCATAGTCCGAGAATTCCTGTACATCAGCATCAGCaagttttaataaaatatctttAGAATTTTCTGAATAAGTTAGTGCTTCTATAGCTTCATCAATGT
This genomic stretch from Plasmodium vinckei vinckei genome assembly, chromosome: PVVCY_02 harbors:
- a CDS encoding fam-a protein, yielding MNKIYIKVALALLALSGYMQNGAYASEAVEKGCTENCSLRHRPLSVYQQYKEETNGNIDEAIEALTYSENSKDILLKLADADVQEFSDYGIESDRILYIKKIGNMNIGRLDITIPYSSKYKNAVRQYWDYKYDKNPDEKIINGKVARLYCKDKVLIEKLNTDPDNTSNKKIYSLASRNYNDDMTVIICPSRVLDFDGEINKETELEDVYKNQKLIETDIHPVEALNKYGDNIAGFIIKNDEKYDQVRITYINAIYDNGNPNEVSRNLKHRTDEFKKITELSKKITPNNE